The Brachypodium distachyon strain Bd21 chromosome 4, Brachypodium_distachyon_v3.0, whole genome shotgun sequence nucleotide sequence CTCCATTGATGGTATTAAACTTCAGGGATGAAGGAAAAAGTCTGGTTTCTGGCTTGTTCTCCCTGTACAGAATTACAGTCAAAGACTATCCCTGCCAGTACCTGGGATGCCCATTGCTTCCTTtggacatcatcatccacTTCCTGAGGCTGAGTGAGAGGTGGCTTATGCTTGAAGGGAAGCAAAACATTCTGCTGATGCACTGTGAGAGAGGTGGATGGCCAGTGTTGGCATTTATGCTTGCAGGTCTTCTTCTGTACCGGAAACAATATAATGGGGAGCAAAGAACTCTAGACATGGTGTACAAGCAAGCACCTAAGGAGCTGCTTCAGATGTTAACAACACTAAATCCGCAGTCTTCTCATATTCGATATCTACAGTACATATGCAGAATGGACTATGAGTTGGGTACACAACCTATTCCTTTCACCATGGATTGTGTAATTCTTAGAGGAGTACCAAATTTCGATGGAGTAGGTGGTTGTAGGCCAATAGTTCGAGTATATGGGCAGGATATTCTAACAGCTGATAAAGGTCGCAATGTTCTCGCGACACCATTCAAAGcaaagaaacatgttaggCGTTACAGACAGGTACTTCCAAGCTCAGTTTAGATCCTAATCATTATGTTATTTGTTTTAGTTACTTGTTAACTATCATTACAGGCAGATAACATTCCGGTGAAGTTAAATGTGGGATCCTGCGTCCAAGGTGATGTGGTCCTTGAATGCTTGCATGTGGATGATGGCCTTGAAAATGAAAGGTTAATGTTTAGGGTAATGTTCAATACCTTTTTTATCCAGTCTCACATTTTACAGTTGAACTTTGAGGACATTGATGTCTCTTGGGATGCCGATCACCGGTTCGCAAAGAACTTCAAAGCAGAGGTAGGCCATGCCTTTTTCTTACATTTATGGGGCAACTTCttatcaatttgattaatGTTAATTGTAAGTGCATGCCTGAACCAGGTACTCTTTTCAGAGTTTGATGCTGAATCCGATGTGTCCACCGAAATTGcctctgatgatgatgatgatgattgtGGTGATGAGATAGAAGTTGGCTCTACTGATGAGTTCTTTGAAGCAGAAGAAATCTTCAGTAATCCTGACTCGCATGATGTGCACAAGGATGCTGATACTCTTTCTGTAGCCTCTACAGATAGTACTTTAAGTGCCGAAGTCAGGAAAGTCTCACCATTTTCTAATCTTGAGCTGATGAATGATATTGATGGATCACAAGAAAGTAAAACTGATGACATGAGTTTGTCATTTGAAATACTAAATGATGAAAAGGCATGCACATCTGTTGACACCAATATTATGCATGAAGACATAACCAGAGTAGTGAACTCAAGTTTGGAAACTACAACGTATGGAAGCAGAGACAGCAGCAATTCGAGTTCTGCTACCTACAGAGATAAAGATGATGGCTGCTCAGTTGAAAATAGCAACTCTGAGAAGGATAGCACGGTGGACCCAAAGCAAGACTTGAGTCATACTGATAATGTGTTGGTCAAAGAGGTGATTATATTGGAAACTAATAGTCCGAAGGACATACAGATGATCAAAGAAGTTATCATATCTGAAGTCACCACTCCAAAACAATTGCTGGAGGGGGATACAATGGAAATTGAATCAGGCGATGCAGTCCACAATTCAGAAAGCATTGCATCAGCAGAGGTTGATAATATTGAAGGACTTGACATTGCTCTCAAGCAGGGTGAAGGAGACAGTCCAGGAGAAGGATGTGTTGTGTACGACAATGGCACCAAACAAGAAGACAACAGCAATACGGAGCAAGCTAGCATCAGTGGCACAAATGTACCAGTGATTGAGCATACAGATGAGAATAACAGGGTGGACCTTCCATCGTTAGAGAAATCACATCCGCAGAGCACAAGTGCTACCCTTGTTTTGAGTTCCAGCGAGCAAAAGATTAAGCAATCTGATGCTTCCAATAGTAATGAAACCAGAGAACAAACAGTGGGAATGGAAGCTTCGATATCCAACTCGACAGGCCAACCTTCTAATACTTCTTCAACAGTTAATATACTACCTGAAGGATGTAGCTTGGCAGCAAATGGTGCTCGAACTTGTGCTGGTACAAGTATAGTTACAGCTGACTCATCTCGACTGGTACTAAAGAAAAAAGGTTTTCTTCCTTTGTCAACATATAGTATTTTTGCTCCATTATCTCCCAGGCGTAATCCACTTCGTTCAGCATCGACAGATTTGTCCTTTCTTTCTCCATTGCAAACAGAATCAAATCAGAACTCTGTTCCTTCTACAAGTACAGAGCACAAGTGGCATCCAACACCCTCATCCTCTACATCCCTGAGATCATCAAAAGTACCATCTCTAGTAAATCCCCCTCTACGCCCAATCAAAACTGTTTCATCTCTACCTTCATCTTCACTGGAAACATATCTAGAGATGTCAACTTCCTATTCTCCAGCATCACATGCCAACCATCAACAGCATATTAACCCTCATCCTCCCTGGATACCACCACCTCGACAACTTCACCCTGCAAAGACACAGGGAAAGGATTTACATCCATTTGGTCTGTCTTTTCCTGCTTTCAAAAGGTATGGAAtcccacccccacctcctcctccacacaCTCACAGTACTCAAAAGAATTCAAGCAGCCTGATAGCTGATCATGAACAAAGAAGAGTAGAAGGGTCTTGCTCCTCTAGTCCTTTTATACAAACTGTTCTCAACTTAGGTTTTTCCTCTCCAATTTTACCATCCAAAAGTAGCATAGATATGCCAGAATTCCTCTTAGGAGCCTCTAGTTTTCTAGATGCAGAATTAACAAACAGAAGAAATATACCATCTGGCATGGATGTTCCAACTACTAGTGAAGATCCAAAGTATTTCTTTAGTGTGCCTCATTCTTTATCTCCCAAAATTTCTCACCATAATACACCACAACCTCCACCTCTGCCTCCTCTACTACCACCATTACCATTGCCAATTACATGCAATGAAACAGTACCACTTGTATGCTCAAAGTCTCCTTCAGATCCTTCATATAAAGAACCACCAATGCCACCAGAAAGACAACCCccctctccacctccacctcctggAACAAATGATCcttcaatttcaaattttgtaAACGAACAACTAGATCCTATGGAAACATGCAAGGAGTTCTTGCGGTCTGAAATGAGCACTGAAAGCTCACCCTCCACAGTTCATAGAAAAGAACATGGAGGCATTCCAACTCCACCACATCCACCAATATGCCGTTGGCCTAGGGGAGTTTCTTCAGTTCAATCCCTTACCCCTCGACCTTCAACACCCCCTCCACCCCCACCTTTTCCACCACACTTGTCTTCGCTCCAATCTCCACAACATCTGCCCTCACTTTCGCCTTCACCCTCTACACGATCCTTGCTTGTTCCTTCAAGAACAAATGTACCATCTCCACATTTACCCCAACCGCCACCTATTCATATAAATCaacctcctccacctccacctatGCTCCCTCATCGTCCATCTCTTCCTAGAAAACATGCAACTCCAGCTCCACCACCTCTGCCTAGAGAACATCAAGTAATTTTTCCTTTGCCTCCAATTTCACCTACAAGGCATGTTTTACCgtcacctccaccaccacctcctttTGGACGACATCAAGCACCTTTGCCTCCAGCTCTGCCATCTTTTGTCAGACATATCGCGCCTCCACCCCTACTCTATCCTCATTTCAGTGAAGATTTATCAACTCCACCTCTAACAACGGATGCCAGAATTCCactgccaccaccacctccacctaAAGACACCGCTGGGAATTTCGCTCCACTTCCTACCGAAGGAAGCCCACGTCCTGCTTTACCAGAATGCCAAGTTGAAGCCCCAATTCCGTTACCTCCTCTTGAAGGACTAGAAAGAATTCCACCTGCACTTTCTGCTGAAGGAGATAAAACAATTCTACTGCCTTCTCTTGTTGGAGGGTTAGAAAAAACTCCACTACAAGATGGATTTGGAGGTGGAgccccacctccacctccacctccacctcttGGGGCATATGGAGGAGCGCCActgccacccccacccccgGGAGGATATGTGGGGGCACCTacacctcctccgccaccactTGGAGTAGATGGAGTGCCTCCACCGTCGGTGCTAATACCTGGAGGATACAAAAGggcacctccacctcctttACTACCTCCGCCACTTCCCGAAGGATATGAAGGAGCACCTCCACCCCCTCCACTACCTCCTGGAGCATATGGAGGGGCTGCAGTGACACGGCTTCCGCCTCCTGGGGGATATGGAGGTGGcgctccaccacctcctcctccacccggaGAAATTGgagctccacctcctcctcctccacccggaGGTATTGgagctccacctcctcctcctccacctggAGGAATTGGagctccacctccaccaccacctatTGGAGGGCTAGGAGGAACTCCGTcccctccacctcctgctGGATTTCGAGGTGGAGgtccgtctcctcctcctcccggaggGTATGGAGGGActccgccaccacctcctcagAGAGGGCATGGAGGAGTAGGTGGCccacctccccctcctggtGCACCTGCTCCTCCAATGCCTCCTGGAGTACCTCGTGTACCCCCTCCACCTCCTGGGGTACCTGGTGGGCCCCCTCCACCTCCTGGGGTACCTGGTGGCCCCCCTCCACCTCCTGGTGGACGAGGTGGGCCCCCTCCACCTGGTGGAAGAGGCCCTGGACTTGCTCGTGCATCTACTGCAGTACGAAGGTCATCTCTAAAACCACTGCACTGGGTCAAAGTAACAAGAGCAATGCAAGGAAGTTTATGGGCCGAACTACAAAAGCAAGCAGATGCTGACAGGTACCTTCAGTTATTTCAACTTCTTGTTTGCCAAAGGATATAAATTGTTGGATGATGCTATGATGATTGAATGTTGCTATCAACTGAGTTATCGGAAAATGTATATTTTTCTCACATTTTTAACCGGCAGCATCATTTATGCAGCAATTCCGAATTCGATGTGAATGAACTGGCGTCTCTTTTTACTATTGCTCCAAAGACAAAAGGTGGCTCGAAATCAGAAGGGGCTGGAAAATCTCTTGGTTCAAAAACTGACAAAATTCACCTGGTAAGTTACTCCAACAGTTTGAAATTCTAAGAAAAAACTTCCCAGTGGTGAATTTCATCTACCTCTGCTATGTTACTGAAATATTTAGTGGCATGGAATATTTTAGTGCACAGCATGTCAGCACAATATCCTAGTCTGATAATATGTCAATTACTTTTTGTTTAACCCAGCATTATTCAAATCTTGCTCTCTAAGACTACTTCCATTTGTAAATAGATGACATCCTAGAACGTGTGCAGTCAAAACTTCTCTAACTCTGACTCTTGTATTAAAAACTAATAATCACTTTTGTCATTTGAAACTAATACAAACATTTTTATAATATTAgaattttgtaaaaaaatactAGCATAATCATGTAAAATTAACCGTTAAAGTTGTACATTACAGACCGTGTCCATGTCCAAAATGTCACTATTTACGAATGGGGGTAAGTATATCACATGTAAGGCCATTCACAGACTGTTGGTCATAGCAAAGCTGAGAGCATGCAAATTGCAAGGGCCTTCTCATGAACTTACCTTAATTTTTTCGCTATGCCTTTTCTGGCTCCAATATGCTtgcattgattttttttaaattgttgccttaatttttttagcaacAATTAAATTTTCTTTCTGACGATAAGATGTCTTCACTTGCGATGCAAGAAAAATTAAACTTTTGTTGGTGTCCTTGAAATATCCACAGATTGATATAAGACGGGCCAATAACACAGAGATCATGTTGACGAAAATCAAAATGCCACTCTCTGAAATGATGGTAAGCATCTTGCTACTAGTTGTTGCCTCTTTGTTCTTAGAGAACGTGCAGACAACATTTGAGTATCTTTTCATTAAGTAGGGGAGCAAACATTCATACAAGAAAGGGAGCTTAGTGGCAGGACAATTGCCATAAGCAACCCTAGTTAGCAAATAAGGTACATACTGTCATTGGAAGGGCAACCCTGTTGATTGCTTTAGTTCCTTGGAAATAGTGTTGAAGGTCCAAATAACTAGTTTAATCCGTTTAACGAAAGTAGTGAGCATCAAGATTGGACGACTCAAATAAATTATCAGCAAGTTTTAGGAGGGGGTATTTTTGTCTGTTCTTTCACCTGAGAAATTGGTTGGAAGTCATTGGCATATTTAGGTCCAGAATCACATCCTTCTGGTGAACTCAAGAACTCACTTAATTACTAAAGCGCTTCATTGTGAAAACCATCTCCCTGTTTTTCCATGTGAAGTTTAGACTAAATTAAGTCAATTAAGGTTTAAAGTGCATCATTAATTCAGAAAACATTGTTCCTTTTTATTCATATGTACATCGGTGACTGCGTATCAGTTTTGTTATATAATAATTGTACTTTCTCTACTTATATGTCTTTACTTCCTCTACTTATAACAGAGTGCTGCTCTAGCTTTGGATGATTCAGTTTTGGACTCTGATATGGTTGAGAATCTCATAAAGTTTTGcccaacaaaagaagaaatggaACTTCTAAAGGTTCTTCTTTTCAAATTAACACTTCCTTGAATTTTCCATTGCCCCTTGTATAATCATGAATCCTTCACTTCCTTGAATCTATTCTAAaagtaaaatattttttgtacATTTGGCTGCCAGAACTACACCGGAGACAAAGAAGGTCTTGGAAAGTGTGAGCAGGTAAATCTATATCTTTCTGCTTTCAAGTATACTCCAATGCAAATACCATGTTTCATCTAAGTTTGTCTGATGATTGTATCATATTTGATCTAACTGCAATTTTAGATGATATGTTACATTTATACTTCAATATACCTTACTAATTATCTGTGGTAAGCTATCTTAAAATCCAATCAATACCTTACTATTATCTTTTTCCCTATGCAGTTCTTTCTAGAATTGATGAAGGTGCCAAGGGTTGAATCGAAGTTCAGGATATTTTCATTCAAGATTCAGTTTCAGTCACAGGTCATACACTCTTAAATTTTAGAGAGTAAGGTCATTTGTATTGTTCATGGCTTTCTCACTccacttttttctttcctgctTAGATTAGGGATGTTAGGAAGAATTTACAGACGGTGGCATCTGCTTGTGAGGAGGTGAGCATTCTAACAACTCTGAAGTGTTTCACATTTAGTATTCATGTTCAGCATGTGAGAACTCATCTCTGATATCCCAATCAGCTCAGAGGCTCTGAGAAGCTGAAGGTGATCATGAAGAACATTCTGTTAATTGGGAATACATTAAATGAAGGAACACCAAGAGGTAGTGGACGTCAGCCTTTGGGGCTTATGCATATCTTTCGAACAAGTTTATCCTGTAATATATTGTGGCGCAATCATGAAATACATCAAGGTGTCTTGGATAATTTATAACAACCTTATTTGTTAGGACAAATGCTCCATCAATTCATTTTATGATACTATCTATCCTTTCGCTATCAAGAAAACAAGTGATCTATAAATGGAACAATGTGAAACAATTTCGGGGCCCAGATTGAATTATATTAATATCAAACTTATTGCGTCTTCAGGGTTATTTGGTTaccaaatactccctccaatgtCCGATccacacttattatggattggagggagtagtttttacTTCATGTGCttcatgtttcttttgaagaaaacaacagttttaatttctttttttgctattTCCTTGCAGGTCAGGCTGTTGGTTTTCGCTTGGACAGTATCCTAAAACTTGTAGAGACCCGTGCAACCAGCAGTagaacaacactaatgcactTCCTTTGCAAGGTATGTAGATAGCTGCCAGCCTGCCACACATTAATTGATAAAAAAGCaagaatttgaaaaaaaaaacacattgcATAGTGTATTTGCAGCAACTCCAATAGAACCCGGTCCATATCACGCAAACCAGTTGATGGTTCTGCAGTGATCTGATTTGCGATAGTTCCCATTTTATTATGTGGGGGAATCAGGGATTACAAACCATTGATGTTAATGTGATGGCAAGCTGCAGGAGAAGTCCACCCACTGCTGCCCCTGCAGCCAGATGTGCTCCCGTGGCTGCATTCTTGACGAGTCATGgccttgggggggggggggggggggagattTTGGAGAGGGTGGATTCGTAAGAGCCAGAGAAGTGAGCCCATGGAGAGCATGGTTGATAGCAGTGTCTGGTCCACCTCAAATCGAGAGTATTCAGTTGAATACCCAATTTCTTTACTCTTACCTCCCGTGTCCCACCTGCCGGCCCATGAAGACCGACAGCGCTTGGTGCTTCCCGCACACCACCTGATGACCTGTATGCAACGTGGAAACAATGTAATAAAAATTGTCTCAATTGTATCGAGTCATGGTTATTTTCTTCTGACATATAAAGAATGTATCAACCGTACTGAGTCATGGTTATCTTCTTCTGACGAGATAGGTAGGGGAAACCCTACAGAATGTACTCCTACTAGTAAAAGGAGAATCTTAACAATGGTTTTTACGTAGATGTAAAATTTGCAGGATATTTTTCTTGACAGCATCCTATTTTTGTAATGGAGATTTCTTTTTAATTCAAACTCTTGTGATTTTACCGGCACATGGCCCGTTTCTTAATCATAGATCATCATATGGCCCTTGTTATAAAAATAGATGAAGCAGTTTGAATTACAACGTGGTCTAATTTTAAGATAACCAATTTACAATGTTTTTCTTGCTTATGTACTTATTGTATCACTTGTCAACGTGCTTCTTATTTTGCATTCATACTGTATGCTCCAAAACTTAATGACTGGTTTAAGTGTTCTTCAGTCCCTTGCAGGGAAGTCACCAGAACTACTGGATTTTCATGAGGATCTCGGTAGCTTGGAAGCTGCTTCAAAGGTATTGTGTATGTTGACTAATATGATAACTTATATTGATACATTTTATTGAATAATCTGGAGTTATTTAAACAGTTGCAACTGAAAGCATTGGCTGAGGAGCAGCAGGCAGTTGTAAAAGGGCTAGAGAAAGTTGAACAGGAACTCACTGCTTCAGAAAGTGATGGGCCAGTTTCTGAGGTTTTCCGCAAGGTATGCCCAACCTTTGTGGGTGCTTTGTGTCCATTCGATTTTATTGAATTGTGTTAGGTAGGTAGTTTGTATTTCTCGTTATATCACCCATTAGGTTACTTAATGTTTTCTTGTATGGGAATCATATATTTATTGCTTCCATGGAATGTAGACTTTAAAGGAGTTCCTTGATGCTTCTGGTGCCGATGTGCGCTCCCTATCAGCACTCTATGTCGAAGTAGTAAGGCATCCATGATCCTCCTTGCTTCCATTACTAACACTaaacattaaatttggccTCCTTTTGATGTACGAGTGCTGACAGGGTAGAAGTGCAGATGCACTTTCCCTATATTTTGGAGAAGACCCTGCAAAATATCCTTTTGAGCAAGGTAATATTCAATACCGATTCATCCATTGAGATGGTTTATATGGAGATGGTGCTGAAAGAACTTATATTTTACACCCCTTCTCCAATTATGCTTGTGAAGTTCTAGTGAAGGTAATATTTGTGGCCATTGATCCATTTGGATGCTAGAATGATGAACTAGAGACTGGATGTGTTTTGACCGATTTAAAATGGTTTTGGTAGACTGCACCTACCGCTCACCAAGACACTCACGCATTTTCAGTTATTTTCTGCAATAAGTAATATGATATCCCTCTTGCCTCTTACTCATACCAAATCTTCAAAAATCTGCAGTTGCTTCCACACTTCTGACCTTTGTGGGGTTATTTCGGAAAGCGCATGAGGAGAACCTGAAGCAGATTGAGGCCGAGAGGAAGAAAGCACTGAAAGAAGCTGAAAAGGAAGCAAGCCAGGACAGAACTCCTGTAAAATCAAAAGATGGAGGCGCGGACAGATCACCAAGATCACCCTTCAAATGAAATCCATCCCGAAACTTTGATATGGTCATCATTTATTCCTCAACAAACGTCGCTTCTGCTAGCCTTGCGGATCTTCAGAGGAGGCTCGACTGTCGCGAAATGTGCGACTTCCCTGTGGACATCTTATGCCTACAAGACAAGGTAACATACAAGTCAAGCATACACGGGTGGTTTTGCTAACTTGTGAAATATATACTTATAGGTATCACCCTGTTACCCTAACATATACTCGGTTCTTTTGTTTCGTGCAGATACTTTCTGTTGGACATCCACGCTTGATAGCTCATGACAGTGTACAAAGCTAACTCAACACCTAATTTAGGTTCGCCTGTACAGATTTCTGACTAGATTTCTCCCCTTGTGTTTATACTAGCCGTAGCAGCAGGAGTAGGCCAGTGATGTAAACTAggcaaaaggaaagaagcgatTAGTAGTTgagaagaaatagaaaaggatTAGTGTTACCACAGGCAGTTTTCTAACAGAAGTAGAGAAATATGTGATATGTATgatgttgttttgttttggatcCAGCGctatgtatgtatatgtatagcTCGAGTGTTTTGGCTGATGATTGTCAGAAGAGAAAAAGGGTGGTTTCTGGTTTGTAACACCCCAGGTATTATTTCAGAAGTTCTATCTTACCAGCataatttactactccctcctaaattcttgttgttttagtacaaattataTACTataaaaaaagggaaaagcaGAGTAGCAGGCGAGCTCACTGAAAAATCTTGATCTGAATGGCCTCATGACCGCGTATCTTGATCTGAAATGCAGAGTAGCCTGGCTTTAATAATTcctcaaagaaagaaaataaaattccTTCTGGTTTATTTCAGTGCAATGCAACAGAgcatttgctgctgctgtagcAACTAAAAAGAGatccaattttgttttttacacatgccaagagaaaaaaaaaaccttaatTTTACTAGTAGCAGCAGTACAGTATGTTTCTGAGAATCACAAACCTATCTATGTGCTTTTGTCTATACATGCTGTTGCTTTTTCTCctcccctttttttcttctgaattctgaaccAGCCCTGAAG carries:
- the LOC100833447 gene encoding formin-like protein 12 isoform X7; the encoded protein is MALFRRLFYRKPPDRLLEIADRVYVFDCCFSTETMDQFKYKNYLDGIVLQLREQFADSPLMVLNFRDEGKSLVSGLFSLYRITVKDYPCQYLGCPLLPLDIIIHFLRLSERWLMLEGKQNILLMHCERGGWPVLAFMLAGLLLYRKQYNGEQRTLDMVYKQAPKELLQMLTTLNPQSSHIRYLQYICRMDYELGTQPIPFTMDCVILRGVPNFDGVGGCRPIVRVYGQDILTADKGRNVLATPFKAKKHVRRYRQADNIPVKLNVGSCVQGDVVLECLHVDDGLENERLMFRVMFNTFFIQSHILQLNFEDIDVSWDADHRFAKNFKAEVLFSEFDAESDVSTEIASDDDDDDCGDEIEVGSTDEFFEAEEIFSNPDSHDVHKDADTLSVASTDSTLSAEVRKVSPFSNLELMNDIDGSQESKTDDMSLSFEILNDEKACTSVDTNIMHEDITRVVNSSLETTTYGSRDSSNSSSATYRDKDDGCSVENSNSEKDSTVDPKQDLSHTDNVLVKEVIILETNSPKDIQMIKEVIISEVTTPKQLLEGDTMEIESGDAVHNSESIASAEVDNIEGLDIALKQGEGDSPGEGCVVYDNGTKQEDNSNTEQASISGTNVPVIEHTDENNRVDLPSLEKSHPQSTSATLVLSSSEQKIKQSDASNSNETREQTVGMEASISNSTGQPSNTSSTVNILPEGCSLAANGARTCAGTSIVTADSSRLVLKKKGFLPLSTYSIFAPLSPRRNPLRSASTDLSFLSPLQTESNQNSVPSTSTEHKWHPTPSSSTSLRSSKVPSLVNPPLRPIKTVSSLPSSSLETYLEMSTSYSPASHANHQQHINPHPPWIPPPRQLHPAKTQGKDLHPFGLSFPAFKRYGIPPPPPPPHTHSTQKNSSSLIADHEQRRVEGSCSSSPFIQTVLNLGFSSPILPSKSSIDMPEFLLGASSFLDAELTNRRNIPSGMDVPTTSEDPKYFFSVPHSLSPKISHHNTPQPPPLPPLLPPLPLPITCNETVPLVCSKSPSDPSYKEPPMPPERQPPSPPPPPGTNDPSISNFVNEQLDPMETCKEFLRSEMSTESSPSTVHRKEHGGIPTPPHPPICRWPRGVSSVQSLTPRPSTPPPPPPFPPHLSSLQSPQHLPSLSPSPSTRSLLVPSRTNVPSPHLPQPPPIHINQPPPPPPMLPHRPSLPRKHATPAPPPLPREHQVIFPLPPISPTRHVLPSPPPPPPFGRHQAPLPPALPSFVRHIAPPPLLYPHFSEDLSTPPLTTDARIPLPPPPPPKDTAGNFAPLPTEGSPRPALPECQVEAPIPLPPLEGLERIPPALSAEGDKTILLPSLVGGLEKTPLQDGFGGGAPPPPPPPPLGAYGGAPLPPPPPGGYVGAPTPPPPPLGVDGVPPPSVLIPGGYKRAPPPPLLPPPLPEGYEGAPPPPPLPPGAYGGAAVTRLPPPGGYGGGAPPPPPPPGEIGAPPPPPPPGGIGAPPPPPPPGGIGAPPPPPPIGGLGGTPSPPPPAGFRGGGPSPPPPGGYGGTPPPPPQRGHGGVGGPPPPPGAPAPPMPPGVPRVPPPPPGVPGGPPPPPGVPGGPPPPPGGRGGPPPPGGRGPGLARASTAVRRSSLKPLHWVKVTRAMQGSLWAELQKQADADSIIYAAIPNSM
- the LOC100833447 gene encoding formin-like protein 12 isoform X3, yielding MALFRRLFYRKPPDRLLEIADRVYVFDCCFSTETMDQFKYKNYLDGIVLQLREQFADSPLMVLNFRDEGKSLVSGLFSLYRITVKDYPCQYLGCPLLPLDIIIHFLRLSERWLMLEGKQNILLMHCERGGWPVLAFMLAGLLLYRKQYNGEQRTLDMVYKQAPKELLQMLTTLNPQSSHIRYLQYICRMDYELGTQPIPFTMDCVILRGVPNFDGVGGCRPIVRVYGQDILTADKGRNVLATPFKAKKHVRRYRQADNIPVKLNVGSCVQGDVVLECLHVDDGLENERLMFRVMFNTFFIQSHILQLNFEDIDVSWDADHRFAKNFKAEVLFSEFDAESDVSTEIASDDDDDDCGDEIEVGSTDEFFEAEEIFSNPDSHDVHKDADTLSVASTDSTLSAEVRKVSPFSNLELMNDIDGSQESKTDDMSLSFEILNDEKACTSVDTNIMHEDITRVVNSSLETTTYGSRDSSNSSSATYRDKDDGCSVENSNSEKDSTVDPKQDLSHTDNVLVKEVIILETNSPKDIQMIKEVIISEVTTPKQLLEGDTMEIESGDAVHNSESIASAEVDNIEGLDIALKQGEGDSPGEGCVVYDNGTKQEDNSNTEQASISGTNVPVIEHTDENNRVDLPSLEKSHPQSTSATLVLSSSEQKIKQSDASNSNETREQTVGMEASISNSTGQPSNTSSTVNILPEGCSLAANGARTCAGTSIVTADSSRLVLKKKGFLPLSTYSIFAPLSPRRNPLRSASTDLSFLSPLQTESNQNSVPSTSTEHKWHPTPSSSTSLRSSKVPSLVNPPLRPIKTVSSLPSSSLETYLEMSTSYSPASHANHQQHINPHPPWIPPPRQLHPAKTQGKDLHPFGLSFPAFKRYGIPPPPPPPHTHSTQKNSSSLIADHEQRRVEGSCSSSPFIQTVLNLGFSSPILPSKSSIDMPEFLLGASSFLDAELTNRRNIPSGMDVPTTSEDPKYFFSVPHSLSPKISHHNTPQPPPLPPLLPPLPLPITCNETVPLVCSKSPSDPSYKEPPMPPERQPPSPPPPPGTNDPSISNFVNEQLDPMETCKEFLRSEMSTESSPSTVHRKEHGGIPTPPHPPICRWPRGVSSVQSLTPRPSTPPPPPPFPPHLSSLQSPQHLPSLSPSPSTRSLLVPSRTNVPSPHLPQPPPIHINQPPPPPPMLPHRPSLPRKHATPAPPPLPREHQVIFPLPPISPTRHVLPSPPPPPPFGRHQAPLPPALPSFVRHIAPPPLLYPHFSEDLSTPPLTTDARIPLPPPPPPKDTAGNFAPLPTEGSPRPALPECQVEAPIPLPPLEGLERIPPALSAEGDKTILLPSLVGGLEKTPLQDGFGGGAPPPPPPPPLGAYGGAPLPPPPPGGYVGAPTPPPPPLGVDGVPPPSVLIPGGYKRAPPPPLLPPPLPEGYEGAPPPPPLPPGAYGGAAVTRLPPPGGYGGGAPPPPPPPGEIGAPPPPPPPGGIGAPPPPPPPGGIGAPPPPPPIGGLGGTPSPPPPAGFRGGGPSPPPPGGYGGTPPPPPQRGHGGVGGPPPPPGAPAPPMPPGVPRVPPPPPGVPGGPPPPPGVPGGPPPPPGGRGGPPPPGGRGPGLARASTAVRRSSLKPLHWVKVTRAMQGSLWAELQKQADADSNSEFDVNELASLFTIAPKTKGGSKSEGAGKSLGSKTDKIHLIDIRRANNTEIMLTKIKMPLSEMMSAALALDDSVLDSDMVENLIKFCPTKEEMELLKNYTGDKEGLGKCEQFFLELMKVPRVESKFRIFSFKIQFQSQIRDVRKNLQTVASACEELRGSEKLKVIMKNILLIGNTLNEGTPRGQAVGFRLDSILKLVETRATSSRTTLMHFLCKGSHQNYWIFMRISVAWKLLQSCN